The following are from one region of the Priestia filamentosa genome:
- the prmC gene encoding peptide chain release factor N(5)-glutamine methyltransferase → MMKNRTKIFEVLKWASSFLEEHNRDQNAGELLLIHHLKTTRSKLLASLHDEVSQEIFSAFEADVRRHAEGLPIQYLIGKESFYGRDFLVNKEVLIPRPETEELVFHVLQKIEQKWGSNKKLNAVDVGTGSGAIAITLALENSNLALKAIDIARTSIEVAEQNARLLGAAVEFLEGDMLSPLIKMEKKASVIVSNPPYIPSCDIDTLSPVVKEHEPMRALVGGEDGLDFYRQLMEELPYVLEKDGIVAFEVGVGQTKDVGNMLKETFPTADVKAIDDINGKDRIVLASL, encoded by the coding sequence ATGATGAAAAACAGAACAAAAATTTTTGAAGTCCTTAAATGGGCTTCTTCTTTTTTAGAAGAACATAATCGAGATCAAAATGCAGGTGAACTTCTTTTAATTCACCATTTAAAAACAACGCGCTCAAAACTTTTAGCTTCTCTTCATGATGAAGTAAGCCAGGAGATCTTCTCTGCTTTTGAAGCTGATGTACGACGTCATGCTGAAGGACTTCCAATTCAATACCTCATTGGGAAAGAGAGCTTTTATGGACGAGATTTTTTAGTAAATAAGGAAGTATTAATCCCACGTCCTGAAACGGAAGAGCTTGTCTTTCATGTTTTGCAGAAGATAGAGCAAAAGTGGGGAAGTAATAAGAAGCTGAACGCTGTTGACGTTGGAACAGGCAGTGGAGCAATTGCGATTACCCTTGCGCTAGAAAATTCAAATTTAGCTCTAAAAGCTATTGATATTGCTCGAACTTCAATTGAAGTGGCAGAACAAAACGCTCGGTTGCTCGGAGCAGCTGTTGAATTTTTAGAAGGAGATATGCTTTCTCCATTAATCAAGATGGAGAAAAAGGCAAGTGTTATCGTCTCTAATCCTCCCTATATCCCAAGTTGTGATATTGATACACTTTCCCCTGTTGTGAAAGAACATGAGCCAATGCGTGCTCTTGTTGGAGGAGAGGACGGGCTTGATTTTTATCGTCAACTAATGGAAGAACTTCCTTATGTATTAGAAAAAGACGGAATTGTAGCGTTTGAAGTTGGCGTTGGACAAACAAAGGATGTAGGAAACATGCTGAAAGAAACTTTTCCGACAGCGGATGTAAAAGCAATTGATGACATTAACGGCAAAGATAGAATTGTTCTAGCAAGTCTTTAA